A single genomic interval of Streptomyces sp. 1222.5 harbors:
- the rplO gene encoding 50S ribosomal protein L15: MAEQNPLKIHNLRPAPGAKTAKTRVGRGEASKGKTAGRGTKGTKARYQVPERFEGGQMPLHMRLPKLKGFKNPFKTEFQVVNLDKLAALYPEGGEVTVEGLVAKGAVRKNSLVKVLGQGEISVALQVTVDAVSGSAKEKITAAGGTVTELV, encoded by the coding sequence ATGGCGGAGCAGAACCCGCTCAAGATCCACAACCTCCGTCCCGCCCCGGGCGCCAAGACCGCCAAGACCCGTGTGGGTCGTGGTGAGGCGTCGAAGGGTAAGACGGCCGGTCGTGGTACGAAGGGTACGAAGGCCCGTTACCAGGTTCCGGAGCGCTTCGAGGGTGGCCAGATGCCGCTCCACATGCGCCTTCCGAAGCTGAAGGGCTTCAAGAACCCGTTCAAGACCGAGTTCCAGGTCGTGAACCTCGACAAGCTGGCCGCGCTCTACCCCGAGGGTGGCGAGGTCACCGTCGAGGGTCTGGTGGCCAAGGGCGCCGTTCGCAAGAACAGCCTCGTCAAGGTGCTCGGCCAGGGCGAGATCTCCGTGGCGCTGCAGGTGACGGTCGACGCCGTCTCCGGCTCCGCCAAGGAGAAGATCACCGCCGCCGGCGGTACGGTCACCGAGCTGGTCTGA